One Umboniibacter marinipuniceus DNA window includes the following coding sequences:
- a CDS encoding glutathione S-transferase family protein produces the protein MQLIIGNKNYSSWSLRPWLLLHASGIVFDEVHESLNSHQLSERLSKYSESCRVPVLIDGDINVHDSLAICEYVSEVYLQGKGWPSDLKNRAQARAICAEMHAGFSALRSEMPMNCRMSKAISITDDAKCDLARIESIFNQYARPDTNGDLRLFGEFGIADCYFAPIASRLNTYQMKLAGTAGEYVKAILAHPSYQMWTKQALENTEIVVEDEV, from the coding sequence ATGCAACTCATTATAGGCAACAAAAACTACTCCTCTTGGTCGCTACGTCCTTGGCTTTTATTGCACGCTAGCGGCATTGTGTTTGACGAGGTTCACGAGTCACTGAACTCGCACCAACTTAGCGAACGCCTCAGTAAGTACAGCGAAAGCTGCCGCGTGCCGGTGCTGATTGATGGCGATATCAATGTGCACGACTCGCTCGCCATTTGCGAGTACGTAAGCGAAGTCTATCTGCAAGGCAAAGGCTGGCCAAGTGATCTAAAAAACCGTGCACAGGCCCGCGCGATCTGCGCTGAGATGCACGCTGGTTTTAGCGCGTTACGGAGCGAGATGCCGATGAACTGCCGCATGTCTAAAGCCATTAGTATCACAGACGACGCCAAGTGCGACCTTGCCCGTATCGAATCGATCTTTAACCAATACGCCCGCCCCGACACCAACGGCGACCTACGTTTATTTGGCGAGTTCGGTATTGCCGACTGCTATTTTGCTCCTATTGCCTCGAGGCTGAATACCTATCAGATGAAGCTAGCTGGCACCGCCGGTGAGTACGTGAAAGCGATACTCGCGCACCCCTCGTACCAGATGTGGACGAAACAGGCGCTAGAGAATACTGAGATTGTAGTTGAGGATGAGGTGTAG
- a CDS encoding S41 family peptidase: MIKHGYGKPLFIALLASYALTGCGGGGRDSGPDVPPSGGGGSTGPSYTPGVFEDADNFVARCENPRTFNDINGNPYNDQAGSILYENHFLRSWSNDTYLWYNELPDIDPGSYNDPVEYFELLRTDATTPSGNPKDRFHFTYETSEYEKLTQAGISVSYGIDWALVSSSPPRELYIRYIEPGSPADTSAANLSRGIKVLAIDGVDVENGNDVDALNAGLFPSSIGESHTFTVQNIGSSDTRDVMLSAVEVEADPVPIVDVFNTGSGNVGYVFFNDHNFVSEDKLVDAVTLLQSNNVSDLVLDLRYNGGGLLFIASQLSYMIAGPASTNGRIFDELRFNDKYPNTNPVTGETLTPTPFYNATSQYSDKYGSGFPLPTLNLNRVFILTTGGTCSASEAIINGLSGIDVEVVLVGSTTCGKPYGFYPTDNCGTTYFSIQFDGVNNKGQGGYSDGFTPMNEPIAPGILQNGCYVVDDLSYPLGDVNDPLVAAALDYRVSGSCPVVTQVSTRSGLGGQQGFTVPASGFQSFDTGGFGSTQHMIRLMTNYTDPFKQTEQ, translated from the coding sequence ATGATTAAACATGGATACGGAAAGCCTCTCTTCATCGCACTTCTAGCGAGTTACGCCCTCACAGGTTGTGGCGGCGGAGGAAGAGATAGTGGACCTGATGTGCCACCAAGCGGTGGCGGCGGTTCAACTGGCCCAAGCTACACGCCGGGAGTATTTGAAGACGCTGATAACTTCGTGGCACGTTGTGAGAATCCTCGGACGTTTAATGATATTAATGGTAATCCCTATAATGATCAGGCGGGTTCAATACTCTATGAAAATCACTTCCTGCGCTCTTGGAGTAACGATACCTACCTCTGGTACAATGAGTTACCGGATATTGACCCAGGGAGCTACAATGACCCTGTGGAGTATTTTGAGTTATTAAGAACCGATGCTACCACTCCCTCAGGTAATCCAAAGGATCGCTTTCACTTTACCTATGAAACCAGCGAGTATGAAAAGCTAACCCAAGCGGGTATTTCCGTTAGCTATGGCATTGACTGGGCTTTGGTGAGCTCGTCCCCGCCAAGAGAACTATATATTCGCTATATTGAGCCAGGCTCACCGGCTGATACGTCGGCAGCAAACCTTTCGCGCGGCATAAAAGTCTTGGCCATTGATGGTGTTGATGTTGAAAATGGTAATGATGTTGATGCGCTCAACGCGGGTCTATTTCCGTCATCTATTGGAGAGAGTCATACCTTTACGGTACAAAACATAGGTAGCAGTGATACTCGAGACGTTATGCTTTCAGCCGTTGAGGTAGAAGCGGACCCAGTTCCCATTGTGGACGTTTTTAACACCGGGAGCGGTAACGTTGGTTATGTGTTCTTCAATGATCACAACTTTGTCTCGGAAGATAAACTCGTTGATGCCGTGACCCTGTTGCAAAGCAACAACGTATCAGACCTAGTTTTAGATTTGCGTTATAACGGCGGCGGCTTGTTATTTATCGCCAGCCAGTTGTCTTACATGATTGCCGGACCAGCCTCAACGAACGGCAGAATATTTGACGAGCTTCGTTTTAACGACAAATACCCGAATACTAATCCAGTGACCGGCGAAACGCTCACTCCAACGCCTTTCTATAACGCCACCAGTCAGTATTCAGATAAATATGGTAGTGGCTTCCCGTTACCAACTCTTAACCTTAACCGAGTATTTATCCTAACTACGGGCGGTACTTGCTCCGCCAGTGAGGCCATTATTAATGGCTTAAGCGGCATAGACGTTGAAGTGGTATTGGTTGGTAGCACTACCTGCGGCAAGCCCTATGGCTTCTACCCCACGGATAACTGCGGTACCACCTACTTCAGCATCCAGTTCGACGGCGTGAATAATAAGGGGCAGGGCGGCTACTCAGATGGCTTCACTCCAATGAACGAGCCTATCGCGCCCGGCATACTTCAGAATGGTTGTTATGTGGTGGATGACCTTTCCTACCCATTGGGTGATGTTAATGATCCACTGGTTGCCGCTGCACTGGACTACCGCGTCAGCGGTTCCTGCCCCGTTGTTACCCAGGTCTCCACACGTTCCGGATTGGGTGGGCAACAGGGCTTTACGGTTCCAGCCTCTGGATTTCAGTCCTTTGATACCGGTGGCTTTGGATCAACACAGCATATGATACGTCTAATGACTAACTACACCGATCCATTCAAGCAAACGGAGCAGTAA
- a CDS encoding type II toxin-antitoxin system HipA family toxin yields MSNAVNVIQLTLHGELVGYLAGYLNGRNVLIFADEFSSNAHRSTFSLITHPAFPHSNKLLSEPWARNQRLHPTLSNLLPEGSLRELIAQGLKVHVDNEFHIFSYLGEDLPGAIVATPLGPEDVPDNVMSLISGGHNRDTKVVKFEKLERENKFSLAGVQMKFSMKEKDGRYNLSKSGDLGDWIIKTPSTKHKDVPVNEFSAMTLASLVGVDIPEIKLVDMSQLDNLPQINLPDEAFAFAIKRFDRQESNRVHMEDFAQVLVKYPHEKYNSANYEQIGRVLYEFSGDALADVQQFARRLLVNILLANGDAHLKNWSLLYEDKVTPRLSPAYDIVTTSVYIDGERNFALNLGKTKDWYAVSFEDFKAWSEKSGIPWRAIKPHLEDVMDKARAQWHSAIADLPMNEAHKQKLIEHWKNLNQDFKL; encoded by the coding sequence GTGAGCAACGCTGTAAACGTTATTCAGTTAACGCTCCATGGAGAACTGGTAGGTTATTTGGCTGGTTACCTGAATGGCAGGAACGTACTTATTTTTGCCGATGAATTTAGCAGTAATGCTCACCGCTCGACGTTTAGCTTGATCACCCATCCAGCATTCCCTCACTCTAACAAATTGTTGTCAGAGCCTTGGGCACGAAATCAACGCTTACATCCAACATTATCAAACCTATTGCCAGAAGGGTCGCTACGAGAGCTTATTGCGCAAGGATTAAAGGTACATGTAGATAACGAGTTTCACATCTTCTCTTATCTAGGGGAAGATTTGCCGGGTGCGATTGTTGCCACACCCTTAGGTCCTGAAGATGTACCTGATAATGTAATGTCGCTTATTTCTGGCGGACATAATCGAGACACTAAAGTTGTGAAGTTCGAGAAATTAGAACGAGAAAATAAATTTTCGTTAGCTGGTGTCCAGATGAAGTTTTCAATGAAGGAAAAGGATGGGCGTTATAATCTCTCTAAATCTGGGGATTTAGGTGATTGGATAATCAAAACACCATCGACAAAACATAAAGACGTTCCTGTTAATGAGTTCTCGGCGATGACTCTAGCGTCATTAGTCGGAGTAGATATACCCGAAATTAAGCTGGTTGATATGAGCCAGCTGGATAACCTGCCACAAATCAATTTGCCAGACGAAGCCTTTGCTTTTGCAATAAAGCGTTTTGATCGACAGGAGAGCAATAGAGTTCACATGGAAGACTTCGCCCAAGTGTTAGTGAAGTATCCCCATGAAAAATATAACTCTGCAAACTATGAGCAGATTGGCCGTGTCCTGTACGAGTTTTCAGGCGATGCTTTAGCTGACGTCCAGCAGTTCGCAAGACGATTGCTAGTGAATATCTTGTTGGCCAATGGTGATGCGCATTTAAAAAACTGGAGCCTACTATACGAAGATAAGGTGACGCCGAGACTATCCCCAGCCTATGACATAGTAACAACAAGTGTGTATATCGATGGGGAACGCAACTTTGCTTTGAATTTAGGAAAAACGAAGGATTGGTATGCTGTATCTTTCGAAGATTTTAAGGCATGGTCAGAAAAGTCAGGTATACCTTGGCGAGCAATAAAGCCTCATTTGGAAGATGTAATGGATAAGGCTCGAGCACAGTGGCATTCGGCTATTGCGGATCTTCCGATGAATGAGGCGCACAAACAAAAGTTAATTGAGCATTGGAAAAATCTAAATCAAGATTTTAAACTGTAG
- a CDS encoding helix-turn-helix domain-containing protein codes for MNTLLQQLKKRRLDLGLKQNDMMLRVGVSRQQYQRLESKGNPRLDTLELIAKGLNSELMLIPKEKIGAVFAVLEGKSADEWEAGSEGPGSGQRSTTKAASKKSLSDDPWQDLLGDDS; via the coding sequence ATGAATACTCTACTTCAGCAGCTCAAAAAGAGGCGTTTAGATTTAGGTCTCAAACAAAACGACATGATGTTGCGTGTTGGCGTGTCTCGTCAGCAATATCAACGTTTGGAGTCTAAAGGGAACCCACGGCTGGATACGCTCGAATTGATAGCGAAAGGTTTGAATAGCGAGTTAATGCTTATTCCCAAGGAGAAGATCGGGGCTGTTTTCGCCGTTCTTGAAGGTAAATCTGCAGATGAGTGGGAAGCAGGTTCAGAAGGTCCGGGCTCTGGCCAACGAAGCACAACCAAGGCAGCGAGCAAGAAAAGCCTGTCTGATGATCCGTGGCAAGATTTGCTTGGAGATGACTCGTGA
- a CDS encoding S41 family peptidase, which translates to MKVVSTGGGFNEGDIILACDDKSITTLLEDTVFKFRGSGITPRENAAAPWLFTQHGNPFVDAPISCQVVGDDSARRLEWSSIDSSGWRSGAPGQQKWGGQFEYINHNDVAWIKLPSFNNRVATQLQALYSQVESDLDKLRTAPLVILDVRGNGGGNSQWGVKFSQLIWSPQYVEAYRRSSASSVEWRVSEDNAAHVESFGRLNLAQTMRASIPDGGALLRQDIPQRQPSRDIDAPLTGNVIVLMDSACVSACLDFLDLLSSFEGISFVGEETSADTNYIEVRRTFLPGYRFRAVIPIKVYRDRIRPDGGSYSPTIHFPNDLDRGSDKAVLDWLRTIN; encoded by the coding sequence ATGAAGGTGGTCTCTACAGGTGGAGGATTTAACGAGGGTGATATCATTCTCGCCTGCGACGATAAATCGATTACAACGTTGTTAGAGGATACGGTTTTTAAATTCAGAGGCTCGGGTATTACACCGAGAGAAAATGCCGCTGCCCCCTGGTTATTTACTCAGCACGGTAACCCATTTGTTGATGCTCCTATATCCTGCCAGGTTGTGGGGGATGATAGCGCCCGCAGGCTTGAATGGTCTTCGATTGACTCTTCAGGATGGCGTTCCGGTGCGCCAGGACAACAAAAATGGGGCGGCCAATTTGAATATATCAATCACAACGATGTGGCTTGGATCAAGCTCCCAAGCTTCAATAATCGCGTTGCGACGCAATTACAGGCTCTTTATTCTCAGGTTGAGTCAGACCTCGATAAGCTAAGAACAGCCCCCTTAGTTATATTAGATGTCCGAGGTAACGGCGGCGGCAACAGCCAGTGGGGGGTGAAGTTTTCGCAGCTTATCTGGTCTCCTCAATATGTCGAGGCCTATAGACGTTCTTCCGCTTCGTCCGTTGAGTGGAGAGTTTCAGAGGATAACGCAGCGCATGTCGAGTCCTTCGGGCGACTGAACTTAGCGCAAACGATGCGGGCTTCAATTCCGGACGGTGGTGCACTTCTCCGTCAAGATATTCCCCAGCGACAGCCAAGCAGAGATATTGATGCTCCTTTGACCGGAAACGTTATCGTTCTAATGGATTCAGCATGCGTCAGTGCCTGCTTAGATTTCCTCGACTTACTTAGTTCTTTTGAGGGAATTAGTTTCGTTGGCGAAGAAACGAGTGCCGATACAAACTATATCGAGGTTAGACGGACGTTCCTTCCTGGATATCGCTTTAGAGCGGTTATACCAATCAAAGTGTATCGAGATCGTATCAGACCAGATGGCGGGAGTTATAGCCCAACAATCCATTTTCCAAACGATCTAGATCGCGGTAGTGACAAAGCAGTGTTGGATTGGTTGCGTACAATAAACTAG
- a CDS encoding DUF2306 domain-containing protein — protein sequence MENTVTDSATSAAATQQTSPQNSSAMTLANRTLKYSTIFWFLAVMAGQWFFFYYIMTFYGFSVISNNMEIWNRWEAMGSTPFVAGDFGGNLAFAAHAIGGGIVAFGGALQLIPQLRSRFPKFHKVNGYTYLTTVFALAISGFYLVWIRDQDPIDMSGVGTSINGLLILSFAFLTVRFAIKRDITSHRKWALRLFLVANAQWILRVGVFSYLISGTLLGLEPSFGDPFFLMWTFGCYVIPLAALQLYFYAKEKRSLGAKYVASFVLVVLTLLMIIGAVGFTPFLLTVASGGEIAF from the coding sequence ATGGAAAACACAGTAACTGATTCAGCTACCTCAGCGGCCGCTACGCAACAAACTTCTCCGCAGAATTCATCGGCAATGACGCTGGCAAACCGAACGCTTAAGTATTCGACGATTTTCTGGTTTCTTGCCGTCATGGCAGGTCAGTGGTTCTTCTTCTACTACATTATGACCTTCTACGGTTTCTCCGTGATTAGCAACAATATGGAAATTTGGAATCGCTGGGAAGCCATGGGATCAACGCCGTTTGTGGCGGGGGATTTTGGTGGCAATCTTGCCTTCGCTGCGCATGCCATTGGCGGAGGTATTGTGGCCTTTGGTGGTGCTCTTCAGTTGATACCTCAGCTTCGTTCGCGCTTTCCCAAGTTTCATAAGGTGAACGGCTATACCTATCTAACCACTGTGTTTGCGTTGGCAATCTCAGGGTTCTATTTGGTTTGGATTCGTGATCAAGATCCCATTGATATGTCGGGCGTGGGTACCAGTATTAATGGCCTGCTCATTTTAAGCTTCGCCTTCCTAACGGTGCGTTTCGCGATTAAACGAGATATTACTAGCCATCGTAAATGGGCGCTGCGTTTATTCTTGGTGGCTAACGCGCAGTGGATCTTGCGAGTGGGAGTGTTTAGCTATTTGATATCTGGCACACTTTTGGGTCTTGAACCGTCTTTCGGTGACCCATTCTTCCTCATGTGGACCTTTGGTTGCTATGTGATACCGCTAGCGGCACTGCAGCTCTATTTCTACGCGAAAGAGAAACGTAGTCTTGGCGCCAAGTATGTGGCGAGTTTTGTGCTGGTGGTGTTAACGTTGTTGATGATTATTGGGGCGGTAGGCTTTACGCCATTTCTGTTGACGGTTGCATCGGGCGGTGAAATAGCCTTTTAG